The following are encoded in a window of Polynucleobacter sp. VK25 genomic DNA:
- the nuoN gene encoding NADH-quinone oxidoreductase subunit NuoN — translation MQAFDLFAILPELVLLVATCLLLVVSVYVPEKVTSTPGVEQDIFHTPRGVGFVYFFSLILLAYLIFMFIGRMGDPALVAMNGLFQSDPFSNLLKACSCIAVLVSLVYSKQYLVDRALFRPDFIVLALLALLGQFVLISGANLLTLYLGLELMALPTYALVAMRHSSEKSVEAGIKYFILGALASGFLLYGMSMLYGVTGSLDLIEIFKTVADPRVNHLVMAFGLVFIVAGLAFKLGVVPFHMWVPDVYQGAPTAVTLMIAAAPKLAAFALLFRLLVNTLLPLLGDWQPMLVLLAVLSLVVGNVTAIAQTNLKRMLAYSAIAQMGFVLLGMLSVFDDHAFSAAMFYAITYVLTTLGTFGLLMVLSRKGYDCETLDGLKGLNKKHPWFAFIGLVMMFSLAGIPPTVGFAAKLGVLEALVDAEHTFLAVIAVIASLIGAFYYLRVVKVMYFDEPEHEITVSGSGFAKGLLSLNSILVLAIGIVPAGLMSLCLDAMRRTLLGS, via the coding sequence ATGCAAGCATTCGATCTATTCGCCATCCTGCCAGAACTTGTTTTACTCGTAGCAACTTGCTTATTGCTGGTTGTCAGTGTGTACGTTCCTGAGAAAGTGACATCCACTCCTGGTGTGGAGCAAGACATATTCCATACTCCACGTGGCGTTGGCTTTGTGTATTTCTTTTCACTGATCTTGCTTGCTTACCTAATTTTCATGTTTATTGGTCGCATGGGCGATCCAGCATTGGTGGCAATGAATGGCTTATTTCAGTCCGATCCATTTTCAAACTTACTTAAAGCTTGTTCTTGTATCGCTGTATTGGTGAGTCTTGTTTATTCCAAGCAATATTTAGTGGATCGCGCCTTATTCCGTCCAGACTTTATTGTTTTAGCTTTGCTTGCCTTGTTGGGGCAGTTTGTATTGATCTCCGGCGCCAACTTGCTGACTCTTTATTTGGGTCTAGAGTTGATGGCCTTACCAACTTATGCTTTGGTAGCCATGCGCCACAGCAGCGAGAAGAGTGTTGAGGCTGGTATTAAGTATTTCATCTTAGGCGCATTAGCATCAGGTTTCTTGCTTTACGGCATGTCGATGCTGTATGGCGTAACAGGATCTCTTGATCTAATCGAAATCTTCAAGACCGTTGCCGATCCTCGTGTGAATCATTTAGTAATGGCCTTTGGGTTGGTATTCATTGTTGCTGGTTTAGCATTTAAACTGGGTGTTGTGCCATTCCATATGTGGGTACCAGATGTTTACCAAGGCGCTCCTACAGCCGTCACACTGATGATTGCCGCAGCTCCAAAACTAGCTGCTTTTGCCTTGTTATTTCGTTTACTGGTAAATACCTTGTTACCATTGCTAGGCGACTGGCAGCCCATGTTGGTATTGTTGGCGGTCTTATCGCTTGTCGTGGGTAACGTCACTGCGATTGCGCAAACTAATCTCAAGCGTATGTTGGCTTATTCAGCAATTGCGCAAATGGGCTTTGTTCTCCTGGGTATGTTGTCTGTGTTTGACGACCATGCCTTTAGTGCAGCCATGTTCTACGCCATTACTTATGTTTTAACTACGCTGGGCACCTTCGGCTTATTGATGGTGTTATCGCGCAAGGGATATGACTGTGAAACCTTGGACGGCCTTAAGGGGCTGAACAAGAAGCACCCCTGGTTTGCATTTATCGGCTTGGTGATGATGTTCTCCTTGGCTGGTATTCCACCTACAGTGGGTTTTGCTGCTAAGTTGGGTGTTTTAGAAGCGTTGGTAGACGCAGAACATACATTCCTTGCGGTAATCGCAGTAATCGCCTCACTTATTGGCGCCTTTTATTACCTCAGGGTGGTGAAGGTTATGTACTTCGATGAGCCTGAGCATGAAATCACAGTTTCTGGCTCTGGGTTTGCTAAAGGGCTCTTAAGCCTCAATAGTATTTTGGTG
- a CDS encoding NADH-quinone oxidoreductase subunit M → MILSYAIWTPIVFGLIILFYGSEKPTAGVRWLALIGSVLGFIATLPLVIHFDIANPGMQFVEKISWIPRYDINYYLGIDGISVWFIVLTAFINIIVVIAAWEVIETKVSQYFASFMILSGLMIGVFSALDALLFYVFFEATLIPMYIIIGVWGGHNRIYAAFKFFLYTLLGSLLTLIAMLYLYNVTNTFDILAWQNARLDIVEQILLFAAFFMAFAVKVPMWPLHTWLPDVHVEAPTGGSVVLAAIMLKLGAYGFLRFSLPIAPDASQYLGPFVIFLSLVAVIYVGAVALVQKDMKKLVAYSSVAHMGFVTLGFFLFSPLGIEGGIVQMISHGFVAGAMFLSIGVLYDRMHTRQIADYGGVVHRMPAFTAFAVLMAMANCGLPATSGFVGEFMVILAAVDYDFVIGILAATALILGAAYSLWMVKRVFFGTINNAHVEVLKDLNCREYFLMAILSICVIGMGVYPKPFTDIIHPAVINLLQHVAVSKL, encoded by the coding sequence ATGATTCTTTCTTACGCCATTTGGACCCCGATTGTCTTTGGACTCATTATTTTGTTTTATGGGTCTGAGAAGCCAACTGCCGGTGTACGCTGGTTAGCCTTGATTGGTTCTGTACTCGGATTTATTGCAACTCTGCCATTGGTTATTCATTTTGATATTGCCAATCCTGGCATGCAGTTTGTTGAAAAAATCAGTTGGATTCCGCGCTACGACATTAACTATTACCTAGGTATTGATGGTATCTCCGTTTGGTTCATCGTTCTTACTGCATTCATCAACATTATTGTGGTGATCGCAGCATGGGAAGTAATTGAGACTAAGGTATCGCAATATTTTGCTTCCTTCATGATTCTCTCGGGATTAATGATTGGCGTATTCAGCGCGTTAGATGCCTTATTGTTCTACGTGTTCTTTGAAGCGACCCTGATACCGATGTACATCATTATTGGTGTCTGGGGTGGACACAATAGAATCTACGCAGCATTTAAGTTTTTCTTGTACACGTTGTTGGGATCATTGCTTACATTGATTGCCATGCTGTACTTGTACAACGTAACCAATACCTTTGATATCTTGGCTTGGCAGAATGCACGCCTAGATATTGTTGAGCAAATTTTATTGTTTGCAGCTTTCTTCATGGCATTTGCTGTGAAGGTGCCAATGTGGCCATTGCATACTTGGTTGCCAGACGTTCACGTAGAAGCGCCAACTGGTGGTTCGGTTGTCTTGGCCGCAATCATGTTGAAGTTAGGCGCCTATGGCTTCCTGCGCTTCTCATTGCCTATCGCTCCTGATGCAAGCCAGTACTTAGGCCCATTTGTTATTTTCTTGTCCTTAGTGGCTGTTATCTATGTTGGTGCGGTTGCTTTAGTCCAAAAAGATATGAAAAAGCTCGTTGCATACTCATCGGTAGCGCATATGGGCTTTGTGACTCTGGGCTTTTTCCTCTTTAGTCCACTGGGTATCGAGGGTGGCATCGTTCAAATGATTTCTCATGGCTTTGTTGCTGGCGCCATGTTCCTTTCTATTGGCGTACTTTATGACCGCATGCATACTCGTCAAATTGCAGATTATGGTGGCGTAGTGCATCGTATGCCTGCTTTTACTGCATTTGCTGTGTTGATGGCAATGGCTAACTGTGGCTTACCGGCAACCTCTGGTTTCGTTGGAGAGTTCATGGTGATATTGGCTGCTGTGGACTATGACTTTGTCATCGGCATCTTGGCTGCGACAGCTTTGATTTTAGGTGCCGCTTATTCTTTGTGGATGGTCAAGAGAGTATTTTTTGGCACCATCAATAATGCCCATGTAGAAGTATTAAAGGACTTGAACTGTCGTGAATATTTCTTGATGGCCATTCTTTCAATCTGCGTAATAGGTATGGGTGTTTATCCAAAGCCGTTTACCGACATCATTCATCCAGCTGTGATTAATCTGCTACAGCATGTTGCTGTTAGCAAACTCTGA
- the nuoL gene encoding NADH-quinone oxidoreductase subunit L produces MQLTLNIPVLCAIPLAPLVGSIIAGFFGTKLGGNRIGHGASQFVTILGVTIAFVLSCNVLVQVMDGFYFNGTVYRWMQLGELNLDIGFLIDPLTATMMCVVTFVSLMVHIYTIGYMHGEEGYNRFFSYISLFTFAMLMLVMSNNLLQLFFGWEAVGVVSYLLIGFYFERQSAVFANMKAFLVNRVGDFGFILGIGILLASTGSMQYDVIFSQNSALAAQTLPGTSWNLMTVACICLFIGAMGKSAQFPLHVWLPDSMEGPTPISALIHAATMVTAGIFMVSRMSPLFELSDAALSFILVIGSITALFMGFLGIVQNDIKRVVAYSTLSQLGYMTVALGVSAYPVAIFHLMTHAFFKALLFLAAGSVILGMHHEQDMRKMGGLWKYMPITCLMMLLGNLALVGTPFFSGFYSKDSIIEAVAASHIPGSGFAYFAVMASVFVTALYSFRLYFYVFHGKARWGHDDAHAHDHHHDHAEQGDDHAHHGLAPGQKPHESPFVVTLPLILLAIPSVIIGFYTISPLLFGTYFGDSIFIDLARHPVMKELEDEFHGPIAMALHAFTSPVLLLVVLGVLTAAIGYLWAPKLPGKVAQAFAPIKKLFDNKYYLDEINQAVFAKGLIWIGSFLWHRGDQKIIDGFFVNGSAHAVGRFAGVIRHLQSGYLYHYAFAMIAGLAVLLAWVLYAYLPFVR; encoded by the coding sequence ATGCAATTGACCTTAAATATTCCTGTACTCTGCGCGATTCCTTTGGCGCCACTAGTTGGCTCTATCATTGCCGGTTTTTTTGGCACCAAGCTTGGTGGTAATCGCATTGGTCACGGCGCAAGTCAGTTCGTGACTATCCTAGGCGTTACGATTGCCTTTGTCTTATCTTGCAACGTTTTAGTGCAAGTAATGGATGGTTTTTATTTCAATGGCACTGTTTATCGCTGGATGCAATTGGGTGAACTCAATTTAGATATTGGCTTCCTGATAGACCCCTTAACCGCTACGATGATGTGTGTAGTGACTTTTGTGTCATTGATGGTGCATATTTACACCATCGGTTATATGCATGGCGAAGAGGGTTACAACCGCTTCTTCTCCTATATTTCACTATTTACTTTTGCCATGTTGATGCTGGTGATGAGTAACAACCTTTTGCAACTCTTCTTTGGTTGGGAAGCGGTGGGTGTAGTTTCTTATTTATTGATTGGCTTCTATTTTGAACGTCAGTCAGCTGTATTTGCCAATATGAAAGCATTCTTGGTCAACCGCGTTGGTGACTTTGGCTTTATCTTGGGTATAGGCATCTTGCTTGCGAGCACTGGCTCGATGCAATACGACGTCATCTTTTCACAAAACTCTGCATTAGCAGCCCAAACACTTCCCGGTACAAGCTGGAATTTAATGACCGTTGCTTGTATTTGCTTGTTCATCGGCGCAATGGGTAAATCAGCACAATTTCCCTTGCACGTTTGGTTGCCTGATTCGATGGAAGGTCCAACACCAATTTCAGCATTGATTCATGCTGCAACAATGGTTACTGCAGGTATCTTCATGGTGTCACGCATGTCACCATTATTTGAACTCTCGGATGCAGCATTGAGCTTCATCTTGGTAATTGGCTCTATTACTGCGCTATTTATGGGCTTCCTCGGTATTGTGCAAAACGATATCAAGCGTGTTGTTGCGTATTCGACTTTGTCTCAGCTTGGTTACATGACGGTGGCCTTGGGTGTTTCCGCTTATCCAGTTGCGATCTTTCACTTGATGACTCACGCTTTCTTTAAGGCGCTGTTATTCCTTGCGGCAGGTAGTGTGATTCTGGGTATGCATCACGAACAAGACATGCGTAAGATGGGCGGCCTCTGGAAATACATGCCGATCACTTGCCTCATGATGTTATTGGGTAACCTTGCATTAGTAGGTACACCATTCTTCTCTGGCTTCTATTCAAAAGATTCCATCATTGAAGCAGTTGCTGCTAGCCATATCCCAGGCTCTGGTTTTGCATACTTTGCCGTGATGGCAAGCGTATTTGTAACAGCTTTGTATTCTTTCCGTTTGTACTTTTATGTATTCCACGGAAAAGCGCGTTGGGGTCATGATGACGCACATGCACATGATCACCATCATGATCATGCAGAGCAGGGCGATGATCACGCTCACCATGGTTTGGCGCCAGGCCAGAAGCCACATGAGTCCCCATTTGTTGTGACTCTCCCTTTGATTCTCTTGGCAATTCCATCGGTGATCATTGGTTTCTACACAATCTCTCCATTACTATTTGGAACTTACTTCGGCGATTCCATCTTTATTGATCTTGCGCGTCACCCAGTAATGAAAGAATTGGAAGATGAATTCCATGGCCCAATTGCTATGGCGCTTCATGCGTTCACATCTCCAGTATTACTGTTGGTAGTGCTAGGTGTGTTGACTGCAGCCATTGGGTATTTATGGGCACCGAAGTTGCCTGGAAAAGTTGCGCAGGCATTCGCTCCTATCAAGAAATTGTTTGATAACAAGTACTACCTTGATGAAATCAACCAGGCTGTATTTGCTAAGGGCCTTATCTGGATTGGTAGCTTCTTGTGGCATCGTGGTGATCAAAAGATCATCGATGGTTTCTTTGTCAACGGCAGCGCCCATGCAGTAGGGCGCTTTGCTGGAGTTATCCGTCATTTGCAATCCGGTTATCTATACCACTATGCCTTCGCAATGATTGCGGGCTTGGCGGTATTGCTTGCTTGGGTTTTGTACGCTTACCTGCCTTTTGTTCGATAG
- the nuoK gene encoding NADH-quinone oxidoreductase subunit NuoK, whose product MNITLAHYLVLGAILFATSVIGIFLNRKNVIVLLMAIELMLLSVNMNFVAFSHYLGDMAGQVFVFFILTVAAAEAAIGLAILVVLFRKVDTINAEDLDHLKG is encoded by the coding sequence ATGAATATCACTCTCGCTCATTACTTAGTGCTTGGCGCAATTTTGTTTGCGACTAGTGTTATCGGTATTTTCTTAAATCGCAAGAATGTCATCGTATTGTTGATGGCTATTGAGTTGATGCTTCTCTCGGTCAACATGAACTTTGTTGCCTTCTCTCATTATTTAGGAGATATGGCAGGTCAAGTATTCGTATTCTTTATTTTGACTGTGGCAGCTGCTGAGGCAGCTATCGGCTTGGCAATTTTAGTAGTGCTCTTCCGTAAGGTTGACACTATTAATGCCGAAGATCTTGACCACCTAAAAGGCTAG
- a CDS encoding NADH-quinone oxidoreductase subunit J, which yields MTFDPSTLFAVFFYGFAGLLVISAVRVITARNPVHAALFLVLAFFCASGLWMLLKAEFLSLALILVYVGAVMVLFLFVVMMLDLDIEHLRRDFKKYLPVAFLMGAVIVLELSIVIIRSFIGTNTPVQPMPEEMMANNTQALGMLIFVDYVYAFEVAGVILLVAIIAGVALTLRNRKDSKAQNIHEQVNVVAADRMRIVKMGSDMAAKQDARGEKK from the coding sequence ATGACATTCGATCCATCTACTTTATTTGCTGTTTTCTTTTACGGCTTTGCAGGACTATTGGTTATTTCTGCAGTGCGTGTGATTACAGCCCGCAACCCAGTCCATGCTGCATTATTCCTAGTATTGGCATTCTTTTGCGCATCCGGCCTTTGGATGTTGCTCAAGGCGGAATTCTTGAGCTTGGCTCTCATTCTGGTTTACGTAGGCGCCGTAATGGTGTTGTTCTTATTCGTAGTCATGATGTTGGATCTAGATATTGAACACCTTCGTCGGGATTTCAAAAAGTATCTGCCAGTTGCCTTTTTAATGGGCGCAGTGATTGTTTTGGAGCTTTCGATTGTGATCATTCGTAGCTTCATAGGTACGAATACCCCAGTTCAGCCAATGCCAGAAGAGATGATGGCAAACAATACTCAAGCCTTAGGTATGTTGATCTTTGTTGATTATGTCTATGCGTTTGAAGTTGCCGGTGTAATCTTGTTGGTAGCTATTATTGCTGGCGTTGCTTTGACATTGCGTAATCGCAAAGACTCCAAAGCGCAAAATATCCATGAGCAGGTCAATGTGGTTGCTGCAGATCGTATGCGTATTGTGAAGATGGGTTCTGACATGGCTGCAAAGCAAGATGCAAGAGGAGAGAAGAAATGA
- the nuoI gene encoding NADH-quinone oxidoreductase subunit NuoI: MFKKISQFLDSLMLKDILTGMSITGRYLFKPKITVQYPEEKTPLSNRFRGLHALRRYENGEERCIGCKLCEAVCPAYAITIETAERDDGTRRTSRYDIDLTKCIFCGFCEEACPVDAIVETNIFEYFGDKRGDLYFTKDMLLAVGDKYEKDIAANRAADAPYR, encoded by the coding sequence ATGTTTAAGAAAATTTCCCAATTCCTCGATAGCTTGATGCTTAAAGACATCTTGACTGGTATGTCTATTACCGGTCGTTATCTTTTCAAGCCAAAAATTACTGTTCAATACCCAGAAGAGAAGACGCCTTTATCTAATCGCTTCCGTGGATTGCATGCACTTCGTCGTTATGAAAATGGTGAAGAGCGCTGTATCGGCTGCAAGTTATGCGAAGCTGTATGCCCAGCCTATGCCATCACCATTGAAACAGCTGAGCGCGATGATGGTACTCGTCGCACCAGCCGTTACGATATCGACCTTACGAAATGTATTTTCTGCGGTTTCTGTGAAGAAGCATGCCCAGTCGACGCCATTGTAGAAACCAATATTTTTGAATATTTTGGTGATAAGCGTGGCGATTTGTATTTCACTAAAGATATGCTTTTGGCAGTAGGCGACAAGTATGAAAAAGATATCGCCGCTAACCGTGCAGCTGATGCACCTTACCGTTAA